A segment of the Synergistaceae bacterium genome:
GGAGCAACGAACGGCAGTGCTTCAGCAGTAAAGGACGCAATCAAGAACGGCATGAATATTTACTGTGTAGGCTGGGACAAGTCAGACTCTAACATTGCACACGTTGAAGGCGGCGAATTACTTGCATTTGCGGCACAAAATCCCCAAGTAATGGGCAAACTCGCAGTTGATGCAGTAGTCGAGCTTGAAGAGGGCAAGGATTTAGGCGGCAAAGTAGTAGATACCGGCGTTTCTACAGTAACAAAAGAGAACGTCGCACAGTTCAAATAATTTATAGAATTTATTACGCCTCCCGGTGTATTGCTGGGAGGTATTTTTTTAGGAGTGTGATTTGTCTTGAGCGTTAAAAAATGTTTATTTCCTGTTGCTGGGCTGGGAACGCGATTTTTGCCAGTAACTAAGGAACTCGCAAAAGAAATGTTACCGCTTGTGAATCGTCCTATTATTTCATATGGAGTAGAAGAGGCTTTAGCTTCAGGGTGCGACGAAATTATTATGATTACTGGGCGCGCAAAACGTTCAATTGAGAATTATTTTGATAGGTCGTTCGAGCTTGAAAACTTGCTGAAATCACGCGGTAAAGAAAAATTATATAATATGATGTTAGAAATTTCCAACATGGCCGATATTTTATATATTCGTCAACGTGAGCCTTTAGGACTGGGACATGCTGTATTATGCTGTGAGCCTGTTTGCAGGAACGAATTTTTTTGTGTTGCGCTGCCTGATGATGTATTTATCAATGACGGGGGCGAACCGATTTTAGCGCAGTTAAAGCACGTTCACGAGATTATGGGCGGAAGTGTTATAGCTCTTGAAGAAGTCAGTGAGTCAGAAGTCTCGCGTTATGGCATAGCAGAGAGTCAATTTTCAATAGAGAACGGCCGAATTCATAAAATTATAAACATGGTCGAGAAGCCGGAGAAGGACAAAGCCCCCAGCAAATTAGCAATAATGGGACGTTATATTTTGTCGCCGAGTATATTTCCGATTTTGAGCGAGATAAAAGCAGGAGTCGGCGGAGAGATTCAATTAACAGACGCGCTGAAAATTTTAGCCCATCATGAGCCGGTCTGGGGAGTTGTCTATAACGGGCGAAGGTTTGACTGCGGGACACAAAAAGGGTGGCTAAGTGCAAATGTAAAGCTGGCATTACAAGATCCGGAATTAAGAGACGTTATACTTGAAGCGGTTAATTCACAGCAAAATTAAATAATTCTTCCTATTATATATACACACAAATAAATTAAATCTCACATAACATAATCCGTAAAGAGAACGCGATTTCTTTACGGAAAAATTTTATTTTATACATGACGGCGGGCGGGTTAAACGCTATAAAACTTTTCACTTGATAATAATCACTATATAAGTAAATCAATGAACTTTCTAATTATATATGTACAAAATTAAATTGCACAGGCAGGGGGATAATCACGACAACAAAAACAAACAAAGGAGACGCGAAAATGAACGCACAAACTAAGCAGTTACAACTCTTCAAATACAACAACAACGCAATACGCACTATCGCAAAAAATGACGGTTCTATATGGTTCGTGGCCGTTGACGTTTGCCGAGTATTAGGACTTCAAAATATCCGGCAAAACATGAATGCGCTTGACAACGACGAAAAAATGACCGTATATAATACATACAGTCATTCAGGACAGCGCGGAGGAGCTCAATATATGACTTTCATATCTGAGTCCGGCCTTTATGCTCTTATCTTCAAATCCCGTAAAGATGAAGCCCGTGACTTCTCCCGCTGGGTACGCCGTGAAGTATTGCCATCAATTCGCCAACACGGTTTTTACGTCAACGACAAAAAAATTAATTCTCTCAACTCTCAAGACGAGATTATTAATGAAGTATTAACCGAACTCAAATTTACCCGTGAAGAGAATAAACGGCTCCGCGCTAAAATCGAACAGGATAAACAACGAGTCGCACTCTCAAATTTATTAGTAGGCACTGCTCAATCTCTCACAATGCAAGAAGCCTCTATCTTTCTTAGACAGCACGGCATTAAGAATATCGGGCAAAATGGCCTCTTTAAACTCTTTCGCGAAATGGGACTCTTAGGAAGCCGCAAAGGTAAGCAGTGGAACCGCCCGGTCGGCGAGGCAGTTAATAAGGGTTATTTTTGTCTTCAGATTAACGGCGGGCCGTCTCGTGTTACTACTATGATAACCCACAAGTTTTTAATGAAGATACTTGACGAGTTTCTGAAGGAACAATTACCCATTGTTTTTATGTTGAATGAATCAGATAAGGAGGACGCCAAATAATGAAAACTTTTCACAAATCCCCGGACTTTTGCGCGTATCTCTCTGCTTTATATTCCCGTGCTGTTCATTGCGGGCTGTCTTATGATGATTTATCAAGCCTCACAGGTTACAGGCTCCGGACTATATGGGCGACTCTGTCAGGCTCCGAGCGTCATTTTTCGTTAATGTGCCTTCGTGCTATTGAAGGCGTTGTATCTCAAAGGGAGGTTTACTAACAATGAAATTTTTTGACCGTAAAAGAAAATATGTATATTTCAGCAGTATGGACTCGCAGGTCAAGACGGCGAATCACTATGATGTTTTTACGTTTAATAGCGAGGCATTGGAACACAACGCGGAATGTATAGGGACATTCTACAGTAAGAATTATGCGCAACTGTTTACAATGCTCCCGGCCGTCATTGACGAACTTTACGAGTCCCGAAGTGTCTTCAGAGATATAGCAGTATACACTAAAAATCAGAGTGCAGCATTTCAAGCTGGGAATATCGATAAATTACTTGAGATTCTTTCACGCATTGTGTCAGGTGTTAATAATGAGTGATAACCCTTATGCAAATTTAGAGATTCGGCCCGGTTTGAATGAGCGCGGAAATTATGAAGTCGGCTACACAAACGACGCGGGCGCATGGAGGACTTATTACGAGACTATAGACTACAGCGGGGCAGTTATGGCTTGTCATTTCGCCGAGTTATATAGATTTCTTGATTTTATTATGTACCCCGATGATTATATAACTCAGGGCGCATTAAGTCTCATGATAGTAGAAAAGGCAGCTAAAAAAATCCGTTCACGCATTGACAACGAAATTAAAGCGGCGGGGATTGATTTAGCAGAAGAGTTTTTACAGGATAAAAAGGAGGTTACCGCGCTATGAAAGCCGTTAGGGAATACAATTCTAATAATGAAGTAGTAGACAGATACATAAAAATGTCTATGCAGGAAGCTAAAAACTTAAAGAAGATACAACGTACAACCGCTAATGTACTGCGCAGGTTCCGCCAAATTGTATGGGATGAAGTTATACCCGAATGCAACGAAAACACAGCGCGTAATTTGTTGTTGATTACTGATGACGTAACAGAAATTATTAAGACCCTCACAGGCAGCAGCGAGGTATAAATCATGACGCAGGAAATTAAAAAATGTCCGTATTGCGGCGCGGCCGGCAGGCTTTCTTATGTGAAGTTATCAGGTTTGTATGTTGTAGAGTGTTCGCACTGTCTGAATAAGGGCTTTCACGCTCCAACTCAAAAACAGGCGATTGACTCATGGAATGAGCGGACAGAAAGAATGGCGGTTAAATAATGGTAGATTTCACGCGTATAGTTCGGGACTCTTGCAAGCCCTGCCCGTTTTGCGGTAAAAAGCCCCGTTTATTTCTTGACCCTCTGCGCGGTATGATAAGACTCGGCTGCCGTAATGAAAGCTGCTCAATCCGTCCGCAAGTTCCGTTATTAGTTTCACCCGACGGACACGGCGATTTAAAACACGCTATTAATTTATGGAATAAGCGCATTAACAAAAAAGGAGATTAATTTATGAAGTATTTAACTGTTGGAGATTTAATGAAGCGCTACAAGATTTTAGCGCGAAGCACAATAACAAACCGGGTGCATATTGAAAAATTGCCGCGTCCTGACAAAATAGGGGAGATCAGGCGGCATGAATGGAGTGAAAAACTTATCACGGACTGGGAACGAACACACGGCGGAAATACTGAAATGTTTAGCGTCTTCTTAAGGTCGCCTGATATTACTTTTGATTCTTTTCTCGCAAAGAATCCGGATTATGCAAAAAAAATTAAATCGCTTCAAAAAAACAGCGGCCCGCAGCAAATCGAATTCTCCGAGCCCTCAAGCCCTGAAGTTGATAACGACACTGACGACTCGGCGGCTCGTGTAGACGGCATTATTAAAAGCTTACTTGCTAACAGGTCAACAACACAGCAAGAAAATAACAACTTGGCCTCGTCTGAAGCTAATAACCATAACAGCGATAATGAAATATTTTACCCTTCGAAAACTATCGCAGATTATGACGTTCACGAGCAGATAACCGGCATTATTTCACGCGTTAATATACTTATAAGCGATTCTAATAAATTGCGTGAATCTGTTCATGCATTAGTAAAAATTGTGTCGATTTTGACGAATGCACAGCGTAACAGCTCCGGCCTTCTTTACGGGCAGGTTAAAGCTGCCTTACTTCCATTAGAAGCACTAGAGAAGGAATTTAGCACCAACGATACACCGAGCCCATTTACAAAACCGGGCGAATAATTTTACTTATCACCAAAGACTCATAACAGGGGACTCGCTCGTCAAGTTCCCTGTTATAATATTTTCACAACAAAAAATT
Coding sequences within it:
- a CDS encoding phage antirepressor KilAC domain-containing protein is translated as MNAQTKQLQLFKYNNNAIRTIAKNDGSIWFVAVDVCRVLGLQNIRQNMNALDNDEKMTVYNTYSHSGQRGGAQYMTFISESGLYALIFKSRKDEARDFSRWVRREVLPSIRQHGFYVNDKKINSLNSQDEIINEVLTELKFTREENKRLRAKIEQDKQRVALSNLLVGTAQSLTMQEASIFLRQHGIKNIGQNGLFKLFREMGLLGSRKGKQWNRPVGEAVNKGYFCLQINGGPSRVTTMITHKFLMKILDEFLKEQLPIVFMLNESDKEDAK
- the galU gene encoding UTP--glucose-1-phosphate uridylyltransferase GalU, with the protein product MSVKKCLFPVAGLGTRFLPVTKELAKEMLPLVNRPIISYGVEEALASGCDEIIMITGRAKRSIENYFDRSFELENLLKSRGKEKLYNMMLEISNMADILYIRQREPLGLGHAVLCCEPVCRNEFFCVALPDDVFINDGGEPILAQLKHVHEIMGGSVIALEEVSESEVSRYGIAESQFSIENGRIHKIINMVEKPEKDKAPSKLAIMGRYILSPSIFPILSEIKAGVGGEIQLTDALKILAHHEPVWGVVYNGRRFDCGTQKGWLSANVKLALQDPELRDVILEAVNSQQN
- a CDS encoding Lar family restriction alleviation protein, with protein sequence MVDFTRIVRDSCKPCPFCGKKPRLFLDPLRGMIRLGCRNESCSIRPQVPLLVSPDGHGDLKHAINLWNKRINKKGD